One [Clostridium] saccharolyticum WM1 DNA segment encodes these proteins:
- a CDS encoding BglG family transcription antiterminator, translated as MKEDKIALYNNKILQCLMTGETYTILQLADNVGLSEKTVRTRINQLEEWLEAEGLGNIEKRRGTGIWLELDSRQRKILESRLEQGEDPAGDLENRDKQLMGKLLKMRPGEVLTLQNLADSLYLSPPTVSNLLKNVSGWFEKRNIKITAVRNKGVCLTGKEYSFRIAIKDYMLEMLPEVMEALIGTYAPGVDAARIRRMIVEAENAWRIELADHSFKMVWIMACLSVSRKGLDDGLLSSNVQEENIQRYNEYSFAESIYQRIRKEYQVDLSEDDTILLAVLLLSAKKLKSFTDVSDEDYAMQYDRNLEHFVKLVIETIDDLLDADLSGDQMLYEGLLIHMRSAIFRMKYSTVAVDSISKYVKSEYKQTFLAAWSTSSLFEEYYDVQVTEDELAGIALYIQAAIIRRKKGRPLTALLVSQRGMAACQLSIEMIKYSIPEITDVQAVSRHDFKLALHPETDIIIDGSGLDLQDSRVVTVGDRISEKEIEVIRRKAAQVSRLRNRPDFQFNSLCHQLFEVDLILVKPKVRDKDQLITMMVRRLEEKGDVTQNYLESVFDRERATTTSIGRGIAIPHGNMAEVNESRIVVAILDEPVKWHEDMADTIFLLAMKMTSKFEINRTKQFYKDFLLLTENDDNMEAMRRLETSLEVYQYFIK; from the coding sequence TTGAAGGAAGATAAGATCGCATTATATAACAATAAAATATTGCAGTGCCTGATGACCGGAGAGACTTACACCATACTGCAGCTTGCCGATAATGTGGGACTATCTGAAAAAACAGTGAGGACCCGTATTAATCAGCTTGAGGAATGGCTGGAGGCGGAAGGGCTTGGAAACATAGAGAAAAGGCGGGGAACAGGAATATGGCTGGAGCTTGACAGCAGGCAGAGAAAGATCCTGGAAAGCCGCCTGGAACAGGGGGAGGACCCAGCCGGAGATCTGGAAAACCGGGATAAACAGCTTATGGGCAAGCTTTTAAAAATGAGGCCGGGAGAGGTCCTGACCCTGCAGAATCTGGCGGACAGCCTCTACTTAAGCCCTCCCACCGTCAGTAATCTGCTGAAGAATGTATCCGGCTGGTTTGAAAAAAGGAATATAAAGATAACAGCTGTGAGGAATAAAGGGGTATGTCTGACAGGGAAAGAGTACAGCTTCCGGATCGCGATTAAGGATTATATGCTGGAAATGCTGCCGGAAGTCATGGAAGCACTGATTGGTACCTACGCACCGGGAGTGGATGCCGCCCGCATCCGGAGGATGATCGTGGAGGCAGAAAATGCCTGGAGGATCGAGCTGGCTGACCATTCCTTTAAAATGGTATGGATTATGGCATGCTTGTCCGTTTCCAGGAAGGGCCTGGATGATGGGCTTCTGTCCAGCAATGTGCAGGAGGAGAATATCCAGCGTTACAATGAATATTCCTTTGCTGAATCCATTTACCAACGGATCCGGAAGGAATATCAGGTGGACTTGTCTGAAGATGATACCATTCTCCTGGCAGTGCTGCTGCTGTCCGCCAAAAAACTGAAGAGCTTTACGGATGTCAGCGACGAGGATTATGCCATGCAGTATGACAGAAATCTGGAGCACTTTGTAAAGCTGGTGATCGAGACCATTGATGACCTGCTGGATGCAGACCTTTCCGGGGATCAGATGCTGTATGAAGGCCTGCTGATCCACATGAGATCAGCCATCTTCCGGATGAAGTATTCCACAGTTGCAGTGGACAGCATAAGCAAATATGTAAAAAGTGAATACAAGCAGACATTTCTGGCCGCCTGGTCTACCAGCAGTTTATTCGAGGAATATTATGACGTACAGGTAACGGAGGATGAACTGGCTGGAATCGCTCTTTATATCCAGGCCGCCATCATCCGCAGGAAAAAGGGGAGACCCTTAACAGCCCTTCTGGTCAGCCAGAGGGGAATGGCGGCCTGCCAGCTTTCCATTGAAATGATCAAGTACAGCATTCCTGAAATCACAGATGTACAGGCTGTGAGCCGCCATGATTTTAAGCTGGCCCTTCATCCGGAAACAGATATTATCATCGATGGCTCTGGTCTGGATCTGCAGGATTCCAGGGTGGTTACGGTAGGAGACCGTATCAGTGAAAAGGAAATTGAGGTCATACGCCGGAAGGCTGCCCAGGTTTCCAGGCTGAGAAACAGGCCGGATTTCCAGTTTAACAGTTTATGCCACCAGTTGTTTGAGGTGGACTTAATCCTGGTGAAACCGAAAGTCAGGGATAAGGACCAGCTGATTACCATGATGGTAAGGCGGCTGGAAGAAAAGGGAGATGTGACTCAGAATTATCTGGAAAGTGTGTTTGACAGGGAAAGAGCCACTACAACCAGTATAGGCAGAGGGATCGCCATTCCTCATGGAAACATGGCAGAGGTGAATGAATCCCGCATTGTAGTGGCAATTTTAGATGAGCCGGTAAAATGGCATGAGGATATGGCGGATACCATTTTCCTTCTAGCAATGAAAATGACGTCAAAATTTGAAATAAATAGGACAAAGCAGTTTTATAAAGATTTTCTGCTGCTTACAGAGAATGACGACAACATGGAGGCAATGAGACGGCTGGAAACTTCTCTGGAGGTCTATCAGTATTTTATCAAGTAA
- a CDS encoding efflux RND transporter periplasmic adaptor subunit: MKRFKINEKETGEAAEMEPMSDEVFDKELQSLMEEEKKGKKKKKRLHKKWSKKRKIITIGAAAIGVFFVAFKVMAGGGSMAVPVTVSPLAKGEVVEMLSVSGPVQGTDSVEVVSNLHAEILELPVKEGDRVEKGQILAVLDDKDAKKEVDIAQNAYDLALSTYQDKQLEAENGYAKAKQDYETAKANYDRTLALFQGGSASQVELETASNAMNDAQREMSSYTLKDGRPVANESYSLQIEKEAFELEQKKEALNNTKVTSPIAGTVVRVNCKVGRFADKTDDDKPMFIINNLDVLEMKINVSEYSIGKVAIGQPVEISADILNGETARGEVTAISPTGEEKGNGSTERVIPTTIRIIDQNTSLIAGITAKAKIELQKAEDVWVVPISAVIQQPDGSTAIACVKDKTVTFIPVKTGVESDIQAEIIPDEEGALTEGMQVIDAPSSMLTEGMEVTVASPVQ; this comes from the coding sequence ATGAAACGATTTAAGATCAATGAGAAGGAAACAGGCGAAGCGGCAGAAATGGAGCCAATGTCTGATGAAGTATTTGATAAAGAGCTGCAAAGCCTGATGGAAGAAGAAAAGAAAGGAAAAAAGAAAAAGAAACGCTTACATAAAAAATGGAGTAAAAAGAGGAAGATCATAACCATTGGAGCAGCGGCCATTGGGGTTTTTTTTGTTGCCTTTAAAGTTATGGCTGGAGGCGGCAGTATGGCTGTTCCGGTAACAGTATCCCCCCTTGCCAAGGGAGAGGTGGTGGAAATGCTTTCCGTCAGCGGTCCGGTCCAGGGAACGGACAGCGTGGAAGTGGTATCCAACCTTCATGCGGAGATCCTGGAGCTTCCGGTAAAAGAAGGGGACAGGGTAGAAAAAGGACAGATTTTGGCAGTTCTTGATGACAAGGACGCGAAAAAGGAAGTGGACATCGCTCAAAACGCCTATGATCTGGCTTTAAGCACCTATCAGGATAAACAGCTGGAGGCTGAGAACGGATATGCAAAGGCAAAGCAGGATTATGAAACGGCAAAAGCAAATTATGACCGGACTTTGGCACTATTCCAGGGAGGAAGCGCTTCCCAGGTTGAGCTTGAAACCGCTTCCAATGCCATGAACGACGCCCAGAGGGAAATGAGCAGTTACACCTTAAAGGATGGAAGGCCTGTGGCAAATGAATCCTATTCCCTGCAAATTGAAAAAGAGGCATTTGAACTGGAACAGAAGAAAGAGGCTCTGAACAATACCAAGGTAACCAGTCCTATTGCAGGTACCGTTGTAAGGGTCAACTGCAAGGTGGGCCGTTTTGCAGATAAAACCGATGACGACAAGCCTATGTTTATTATAAACAATTTGGATGTGCTGGAAATGAAGATCAATGTCAGCGAGTATTCCATAGGAAAGGTTGCCATCGGACAGCCGGTGGAAATCAGTGCGGATATTTTAAACGGTGAAACCGCAAGAGGAGAGGTAACCGCCATTTCTCCCACCGGTGAGGAGAAGGGAAATGGTTCTACAGAAAGAGTCATTCCCACCACCATACGGATCATCGATCAGAATACCAGTCTGATCGCAGGTATTACTGCTAAGGCCAAGATCGAGCTTCAAAAGGCAGAGGATGTATGGGTGGTGCCTATTTCCGCAGTCATCCAGCAGCCTGACGGCAGCACCGCCATTGCCTGCGTGAAGGATAAGACAGTAACCTTCATTCCCGTGAAAACAGGGGTGGAGAGTGATATCCAGGCGGAGATCATACCAGATGAAGAAGGAGCTTTGACAGAAGGGATGCAGGTGATTGACGCTCCATCCTCCATGCTAACTGAGGGTATGGAAGTAACCGTGGCTTCACCGGTTCAATAA
- a CDS encoding superoxide dismutase, with the protein MNEHYPFVNPPLPYPYDALEPCIDTMTMCLHHDRHLQTYVNNLNATLKDCPDLQSWSLKKLLCNADCLQKDVQKSVRNNGGGVYNHIFYFNGMSNAESRCQAGMLYYALVVDFGSVEDFYKEFKEKALSVFGSGYAWLVVDQKGKLKIVTTANQDTPMVQNLCPVLTIDVWEHAYYLKHYNEREAYIQNWFQVIDWEQANKNYRKCMACRC; encoded by the coding sequence ATGAATGAGCATTATCCTTTTGTAAATCCGCCCCTTCCTTACCCTTATGATGCCTTAGAACCATGTATCGACACAATGACCATGTGCCTGCATCATGACAGGCATTTACAAACCTATGTGAATAACCTGAATGCTACGCTGAAAGACTGTCCGGACCTGCAAAGCTGGTCCTTGAAAAAGCTGCTCTGCAATGCAGACTGCCTGCAAAAAGACGTTCAGAAATCCGTCAGGAATAATGGAGGCGGGGTTTACAACCATATCTTTTATTTTAACGGCATGTCAAACGCTGAATCCCGCTGCCAGGCCGGAATGCTCTACTATGCCCTTGTGGTAGATTTTGGATCTGTAGAAGACTTTTACAAGGAATTCAAGGAAAAAGCGCTGTCTGTCTTTGGCTCCGGATATGCGTGGCTGGTGGTAGACCAAAAAGGTAAGCTTAAAATTGTCACTACAGCCAACCAGGATACCCCCATGGTCCAGAACCTTTGCCCGGTACTTACCATAGACGTGTGGGAACACGCTTATTATTTAAAACATTACAACGAACGGGAGGCATACATCCAAAACTGGTTCCAGGTGATAGACTGGGAGCAGGCAAATAAGAATTACCGGAAATGTATGGCGTGCAGATGCTGA
- a CDS encoding PTS fructose transporter subunit IIC, producing the protein MAKQKFDIKKHVMTGISYMIPIVVCGGILSALAKGFGGYDIGSAIEAGATPFSNLNPFSWIGFWWGINKLGSIAMDFAVAVMTAGVAYSIAGRPGIVPGIVIGYCSSQSKAGFLGGLLMAFIIGSFVNWMKTWKLPKWCVGLMPVMFIPVVSTLVCGMIFLCVFSIPLAFIMNVFQQWIISLNGGAKAVIGGVIGACMGFDMGGPINKTASMAANALGADGINGPMAAKIIGGMTPPIGIFIATLLRKNKFSKVELETAKTALPMGLCFITEGVLPFAAADPARVIPSSMIGSAVAGAIAVGMGCESVAGHGGIFVVPMMKNPLWFLIALAIGSVVTGVVYAVLKRPLDQQVEKEEEELDFDLDINIQ; encoded by the coding sequence ATGGCAAAGCAAAAATTTGATATTAAAAAACATGTTATGACGGGAATTTCCTATATGATTCCCATTGTTGTTTGCGGAGGGATCCTCAGTGCGCTGGCAAAGGGGTTTGGCGGATATGATATTGGCAGCGCCATAGAAGCAGGGGCAACGCCGTTTTCCAATTTAAATCCATTTTCCTGGATTGGATTTTGGTGGGGCATTAATAAGCTGGGATCCATAGCAATGGATTTTGCAGTAGCGGTAATGACGGCCGGTGTGGCCTATTCCATAGCAGGGCGTCCGGGAATTGTGCCCGGCATAGTGATCGGATATTGTTCCTCCCAATCCAAGGCAGGATTTCTAGGAGGTCTGCTGATGGCCTTTATCATCGGCTCCTTTGTAAACTGGATGAAGACCTGGAAGCTTCCCAAGTGGTGTGTAGGCCTGATGCCTGTTATGTTTATACCAGTGGTATCCACCCTGGTATGCGGTATGATTTTCCTCTGTGTGTTCTCCATTCCCCTGGCCTTTATTATGAACGTGTTCCAGCAGTGGATCATCTCCTTAAACGGCGGGGCAAAGGCAGTAATCGGAGGAGTAATCGGCGCCTGTATGGGATTTGATATGGGCGGTCCCATTAACAAGACGGCTTCCATGGCTGCCAACGCACTGGGAGCAGATGGAATCAACGGACCCATGGCTGCAAAGATCATCGGAGGCATGACTCCTCCCATCGGAATCTTTATTGCTACTTTATTAAGAAAAAACAAATTTTCAAAAGTCGAGCTGGAAACTGCAAAAACGGCACTTCCCATGGGCCTTTGCTTTATTACCGAAGGCGTCCTTCCCTTTGCTGCGGCTGATCCTGCAAGAGTGATCCCCAGCAGCATGATCGGTTCTGCTGTAGCCGGAGCCATTGCAGTAGGCATGGGCTGTGAATCCGTGGCAGGTCATGGAGGTATTTTCGTGGTCCCCATGATGAAAAATCCCCTGTGGTTTTTAATTGCCCTGGCCATTGGTTCTGTAGTGACAGGAGTGGTTTATGCAGTTCTTAAGCGTCCTTTAGACCAACAGGTGGAAAAGGAAGAGGAAGAACTTGACTTTGATCTGGATATTAATATCCAGTAA
- a CDS encoding RpiB/LacA/LacB family sugar-phosphate isomerase, with protein MKIALLNEFSQAPKNQIILKELKSVTEPMGHQVYNTAMERPLTDQDVPEAYTKENPRLTYLHLGIQAALLLNSGAVDFVITGCGTGQGALMSLNMYPGVVCGYCIEPADAYLFLQINNGNALSLPYAKGFGWGAELNLNNIFARAFGSPKGMGYPDGRKEAQNRNANLLFEVKKQVAKPLLEALKALDPQLVRECMIPRFLDCFYEGCKDEEIKAFVDQMAADPNNN; from the coding sequence ATGAAAATTGCATTATTAAATGAATTCAGTCAGGCGCCTAAAAATCAAATCATATTAAAGGAATTAAAATCTGTAACTGAGCCAATGGGACATCAGGTTTATAACACAGCCATGGAAAGGCCCCTGACAGATCAGGATGTGCCGGAGGCATATACAAAAGAAAATCCAAGGCTTACTTATCTGCACTTAGGCATTCAGGCAGCCCTTCTTTTAAATTCCGGTGCAGTTGACTTTGTGATCACCGGCTGCGGCACAGGTCAGGGAGCCTTGATGTCCTTAAACATGTATCCCGGAGTTGTGTGCGGTTACTGCATAGAGCCTGCCGATGCTTATCTGTTTTTACAGATTAATAACGGAAATGCCCTGTCTCTGCCTTATGCCAAGGGCTTTGGCTGGGGAGCAGAGTTAAACTTAAATAATATTTTTGCCAGGGCTTTCGGTTCCCCAAAGGGGATGGGATACCCCGATGGAAGGAAAGAGGCTCAGAACAGGAATGCCAACCTTCTTTTTGAGGTGAAAAAACAGGTGGCAAAACCGCTTCTTGAGGCATTAAAGGCCCTGGATCCCCAACTGGTAAGGGAATGCATGATCCCTAGATTTCTGGATTGCTTTTATGAAGGATGTAAGGATGAGGAAATCAAGGCGTTTGTAGACCAGATGGCTGCAGATCCAAATAATAATTAA
- a CDS encoding ABC transporter ATP-binding protein has translation MWKKKDKLPACATENIMEDLIKLVDVVKVYDTGSIKVLGLKRVNLTIKRGEFVAIMGQSGSGKSTLMNILGCLDRPTMGHYYLDGIDTAELPADDLSAIRNRKIGFVFQSFNLISRTSALKNVELPMTYAHISRKAREERAIKLLERVGLGSRYEHMPNELSGGQRQRVAIARALANEPPLILADEPTGNLDTASSKEIMELFTKLHKEGATVVLVTHEEDIAAFAGRIIRFRDGQLVSDELNVPLNQGPEEYETMEKEGTPCC, from the coding sequence ATGTGGAAAAAAAAGGATAAGCTTCCTGCCTGCGCTACGGAAAATATCATGGAAGATTTGATAAAGCTGGTGGATGTGGTGAAGGTTTACGATACCGGTTCCATAAAGGTGCTGGGCTTAAAGCGGGTAAACTTAACCATTAAGCGGGGAGAATTTGTGGCTATCATGGGGCAGTCAGGCTCTGGAAAGTCAACGCTCATGAATATTTTAGGGTGCCTGGACCGGCCTACCATGGGGCATTATTATCTTGACGGAATTGATACGGCAGAGCTTCCTGCCGATGATTTATCGGCAATCCGAAACCGGAAAATAGGATTTGTCTTTCAGTCCTTTAATCTTATATCAAGGACCTCCGCACTGAAAAATGTGGAGCTTCCTATGACTTATGCCCATATCTCCAGAAAGGCCAGGGAGGAGCGGGCGATCAAGCTTCTGGAGCGGGTAGGACTTGGAAGCCGTTATGAGCATATGCCCAATGAGCTTTCCGGCGGTCAGCGGCAGAGAGTGGCCATAGCAAGAGCGCTGGCTAACGAGCCTCCTCTGATTCTGGCCGATGAGCCTACGGGTAACTTGGATACCGCCTCATCAAAGGAGATTATGGAGCTGTTTACCAAGCTTCACAAAGAGGGAGCCACCGTGGTGCTGGTAACCCATGAAGAGGATATTGCTGCATTTGCAGGGAGGATCATACGGTTTCGGGATGGGCAGCTGGTCAGCGATGAGCTTAATGTTCCCCTGAACCAGGGACCGGAAGAGTATGAGACTATGGAGAAAGAAGGGACGCCATGCTGTTAG
- a CDS encoding class II fructose-bisphosphate aldolase — protein sequence MLVSMKAILDDANKNYYGVMAMNSINIEMARAGIMAAEEEHSPMILQFGPGQMKNHAHAEEMLPVIRELASRVHVPVALNLDHGSDFYTITDCINRGFTNVMYDGSSLPYEENVKRTAIITALAHGMGCSVEGELGHVGQADHEDDADTDLYTNPELAMDFVEKTGIDALAVAIGTAHGAYPKGKIPKLDFNRLHQLKETLNMPLVLHGGSGSGEENLKKAVAGGINKINVCTDAFEAGKTAMLKELEGNPGMDYMHLCMAAEAGIKEFVKNYMKVIGSSGRYIYGEAKQVGNE from the coding sequence ATGTTAGTATCAATGAAAGCCATCCTTGACGATGCAAATAAAAATTACTACGGGGTTATGGCCATGAACAGCATCAATATAGAGATGGCCAGAGCGGGAATCATGGCAGCGGAAGAGGAACATTCTCCCATGATTCTGCAGTTCGGCCCCGGGCAGATGAAAAACCATGCCCATGCGGAAGAAATGCTTCCTGTCATAAGGGAGCTTGCCTCCAGGGTACATGTGCCGGTGGCTTTGAATCTTGACCATGGGTCTGATTTTTACACCATTACGGACTGCATTAACCGGGGATTTACCAACGTCATGTACGATGGATCTTCCCTGCCTTATGAGGAAAACGTAAAGAGAACGGCGATCATCACCGCTCTAGCCCATGGCATGGGCTGTTCCGTGGAAGGGGAGCTTGGCCATGTAGGCCAGGCAGACCATGAGGACGATGCGGATACGGATTTGTATACCAATCCGGAGCTGGCAATGGATTTTGTGGAAAAAACAGGCATTGATGCTCTGGCTGTTGCCATTGGTACGGCTCACGGGGCCTATCCCAAGGGGAAAATCCCGAAGCTGGATTTTAATCGTCTTCATCAGTTGAAGGAGACTTTAAATATGCCGTTGGTACTTCACGGCGGGTCCGGTTCCGGGGAAGAAAATTTAAAAAAGGCGGTGGCAGGAGGCATTAACAAAATCAACGTATGCACCGATGCCTTTGAAGCAGGAAAAACAGCCATGTTAAAGGAACTTGAGGGGAATCCTGGGATGGATTATATGCATCTTTGCATGGCGGCGGAAGCCGGAATCAAGGAGTTCGTGAAGAATTACATGAAAGTGATCGGCTCCAGCGGCAGATATATTTATGGAGAAGCAAAACAAGTCGGAAATGAGTAA
- a CDS encoding family 1 glycosylhydrolase: MEKIKDTFPHGFLWGGAVAACQVEGAYDVDGRGLSASDVHRYSKSTKI, from the coding sequence ATGGAAAAAATAAAAGATACTTTTCCCCATGGATTTTTATGGGGTGGTGCAGTAGCTGCTTGCCAAGTGGAAGGAGCGTATGATGTGGATGGCAGAGGCCTCTCCGCTTCCGATGTCCATAGGTATTCAAAATCAACTAAAATCTGA
- a CDS encoding PTS sugar transporter subunit IIA has translation MAVKEILDKRVIDLNMKAGNKDEVIRHLAGLLKNAGYVEDLEGYVKDVYLREEEGITGIGGHVAIPHGKSEFVDKVGIAVGRTQQMVDWESYDEEPVDLFFLFAVPSDSGGVKDHLRLIAELAGKLGNEAIMQKLQAASTYEDLLDAFS, from the coding sequence ATGGCAGTAAAAGAGATTCTGGATAAAAGAGTCATTGATTTAAACATGAAGGCAGGTAATAAGGATGAGGTAATCCGCCATCTGGCAGGGCTCCTTAAGAACGCAGGATACGTTGAGGATCTGGAAGGCTATGTTAAGGATGTGTATTTAAGGGAAGAAGAAGGGATTACAGGAATCGGGGGGCATGTGGCAATCCCCCACGGAAAATCTGAATTTGTGGATAAGGTGGGGATTGCCGTAGGTAGAACCCAGCAAATGGTGGATTGGGAATCCTATGACGAGGAACCAGTGGACCTTTTCTTCCTGTTTGCAGTGCCTTCCGACAGTGGCGGGGTCAAGGATCATCTGCGCCTGATTGCAGAGCTGGCGGGCAAGCTTGGAAATGAGGCGATTATGCAGAAGCTGCAGGCTGCGTCCACGTATGAAGATTTACTGGACGCATTTTCATAG
- a CDS encoding HTH domain-containing protein, whose translation MQSKQIELINYMMENKAKVLTAQQLANTLNISIRSVKTYISQINETGRGKAIISNPY comes from the coding sequence ATGCAGAGCAAGCAGATAGAATTGATTAACTATATGATGGAAAACAAGGCTAAGGTATTGACAGCCCAGCAGTTAGCCAATACTTTAAACATTTCCATACGGTCGGTAAAAACCTATATCTCACAGATCAATGAAACAGGAAGAGGCAAAGCCATTATATCGAATCCGTACTGA
- a CDS encoding aldo/keto reductase, with the protein MEMREIGKSGIRANAFALGCWAIGGGEWWGANDDEMSVKTILRGVDLGINWIDTARVYGFGHSEEVIGQALKQTDRSRVILSTKCGLQWYDHGGEEHFTKEGHTISRDLSPRAIRRDLELSLKTLGTDYIDVYYTHWQCKTYGMVPVSETMGELLRMKEEGKIRAIGASNVDLTVLKDYVAAGELDVIQEKFSILDRKAETDLLPFCEDNGITFQTYSPIEQGLLAGKAFNDYKPKKGEVRDGKAWWKPENIRTANEMLAGWKDLADKYQCSLANLCIRWNSMASPAINVLCGARKLSQIEDTARSMNLPLSREDFLRMKRDADKAIEKQV; encoded by the coding sequence ATGGAAATGAGAGAAATAGGAAAATCAGGAATCAGGGCCAATGCCTTTGCGCTGGGCTGCTGGGCAATCGGCGGCGGAGAATGGTGGGGCGCCAATGACGATGAGATGTCTGTGAAAACCATTTTAAGAGGGGTGGATCTGGGAATCAACTGGATCGATACTGCCAGGGTCTATGGGTTCGGACACAGTGAGGAAGTGATCGGGCAGGCTCTCAAGCAGACGGACCGCAGTCGTGTGATCCTTTCCACCAAGTGCGGCCTCCAATGGTATGATCATGGGGGAGAAGAACATTTTACCAAGGAGGGCCATACCATATCCAGGGACTTATCTCCCAGGGCGATACGGAGAGATTTGGAGCTGAGTTTAAAAACTCTTGGAACAGACTACATTGATGTGTATTACACTCATTGGCAGTGCAAGACTTATGGCATGGTTCCTGTTTCGGAAACCATGGGAGAGCTTTTAAGGATGAAGGAGGAAGGAAAGATCCGTGCCATCGGTGCGTCCAATGTGGATCTGACCGTTCTAAAGGATTATGTGGCGGCAGGAGAACTGGATGTCATTCAGGAGAAATTCAGCATCCTGGATAGAAAGGCTGAAACAGACCTGCTTCCTTTCTGCGAGGACAATGGAATCACTTTCCAGACCTATTCTCCTATAGAGCAGGGACTATTGGCCGGAAAGGCATTCAACGATTATAAACCGAAAAAGGGAGAGGTACGGGACGGAAAAGCCTGGTGGAAGCCGGAGAACATCAGGACGGCAAATGAGATGCTTGCTGGCTGGAAGGATTTAGCGGACAAATACCAGTGCAGTCTTGCAAACCTTTGTATCAGATGGAATTCCATGGCATCCCCTGCTATCAATGTGCTTTGCGGTGCAAGGAAACTGTCCCAGATCGAGGATACGGCAAGATCCATGAACCTTCCTTTGTCCCGGGAGGATTTTTTAAGGATGAAAAGGGATGCGGACAAGGCAATCGAAAAACAGGTTTAG
- a CDS encoding HPr family phosphocarrier protein encodes MKVLVSGSGKPGFQIKQGTVVFYEIQWVQGGNMKAFDYTVREQSGIHARPAVKLAMESQKYNSRIILFLDEKTADASDVMAIMGLNIKFDDIIRVEITGTDEDTAYEGLRDFLFNRLPY; translated from the coding sequence GTGAAGGTCCTGGTATCAGGAAGCGGAAAGCCGGGCTTTCAGATCAAGCAGGGAACGGTTGTTTTTTATGAAATCCAATGGGTACAGGGAGGGAACATGAAAGCATTTGATTATACCGTAAGGGAACAGTCTGGAATCCATGCCAGGCCGGCAGTAAAGCTGGCAATGGAAAGTCAAAAATATAACAGCAGGATTATACTTTTCCTTGATGAAAAAACTGCTGATGCTTCCGATGTGATGGCAATTATGGGACTGAATATTAAATTTGATGATATCATAAGGGTGGAGATTACCGGTACAGACGAAGATACGGCATATGAGGGGCTGAGAGACTTTTTGTTTAATCGCCTGCCTTATTAG